The proteins below come from a single Methanolobus chelungpuianus genomic window:
- the map gene encoding type II methionyl aminopeptidase, whose product MKEGPRMTDEIVEKYFSAGRILSQVRSEAKDRIKVGASMLEVAEFVENRAVELGADGSAFPCNLSRNDEAAHATPLPGDETLFGEDVVKLDLGVHVDGYIADSAITVDLTGRYGDLVKASEAGLDAAIDTVKNGVTTAEIGAAIEDAITSYGFKPIGNLTGHGVARYIPHAPPSVPNRRIGGGSVLHTGDVIAIEPFATDGAGKVFDGSLTEIFQVIRSKPVRLPAVRQLLKDLEPYRTLPFARRWLKGDKIEYSLLQLEKAGIIHSFPVLKEAAGGMVSQTEHTLIVTEDGCHITTK is encoded by the coding sequence ATGAAAGAAGGACCCAGGATGACGGATGAGATAGTTGAGAAATACTTCAGCGCAGGCAGGATACTCTCGCAGGTAAGGAGTGAGGCAAAGGACAGGATAAAGGTCGGCGCCAGCATGCTGGAAGTGGCCGAGTTCGTGGAGAACCGCGCGGTCGAGCTGGGAGCCGATGGCTCGGCTTTCCCCTGCAATCTCTCCCGCAATGACGAGGCTGCGCATGCAACTCCCCTGCCGGGAGATGAGACCCTCTTCGGGGAGGATGTCGTAAAGCTCGACCTTGGTGTCCATGTTGATGGCTACATCGCAGACTCAGCCATAACCGTGGACCTGACCGGCAGGTACGGCGACCTTGTAAAAGCATCCGAGGCAGGCTTGGATGCTGCCATCGATACTGTAAAGAACGGCGTCACCACCGCAGAGATCGGCGCTGCCATAGAGGATGCCATCACATCATACGGCTTCAAACCCATAGGCAATCTCACAGGTCATGGCGTGGCCCGATATATTCCCCATGCTCCTCCCAGCGTTCCAAACCGCAGGATCGGGGGCGGTTCCGTACTGCACACCGGCGATGTCATTGCTATCGAGCCTTTTGCAACAGACGGCGCAGGCAAGGTGTTTGACGGCAGTCTCACGGAGATCTTCCAGGTGATACGCAGCAAGCCTGTAAGGTTGCCTGCTGTCAGGCAATTGCTCAAGGACCTGGAACCATACAGGACACTGCCCTTTGCAAGAAGGTGGCTGAAGGGTGATAAGATCGAGTATTCCCTGCTCCAGCTTGAGAAGGCAGGTATCATCCACTCCTTCCCGGTGCTCAAGGAAGCAGCGGGCGGAATGGTCTCCCAGACCGAGCACACGCTCATAGTGACAGAGGACGGGTGCCATATAACGACAAAGTGA
- a CDS encoding M24 family metallopeptidase, translating to MKTGKNVLDITETLRAHRSDAFLIVGNSNNPDIFYSTHFFASDAYAYVQTKDAAEVILVSDMERTRAEKESRVPRVRTLQDYGYRDKIKARGDPALAYCDCLAQMFQELGVRRIAVPRDFPYHIAQVLKEEGFAFEAVKSPFQQLRARKNAEEIEKVRKAQDACNLAMKAAVEMIHKSEIVNGHLNYHGYDLTAEKVRAAIDLTLIEHGCEAEGTIVACGKGSANPHWEGSGLIMADEPVVIDIFPRNKRDRYFADMSRTVLKGKSPERLEDMYKAVLEAQEEAIAMVRPGVLCSDIHNRVCEIFGEKGYATYKSGSSVGFIHSTGHGVGLEIHEAPSVGEREVALEEGNIITIEPGLYYPDIGGIRLEDLILVTADGHENLTEMEKRFAV from the coding sequence ATGAAGACCGGAAAGAACGTACTTGATATCACTGAGACTCTCAGGGCCCACAGGTCCGATGCCTTCCTGATCGTAGGGAACTCGAATAACCCGGACATCTTTTATTCCACTCATTTCTTTGCCTCCGACGCATACGCCTATGTGCAGACAAAGGATGCTGCAGAGGTCATTCTCGTATCCGATATGGAGCGCACACGGGCGGAGAAGGAGTCCCGGGTTCCCAGAGTGCGCACCCTTCAGGATTACGGCTACCGCGACAAGATAAAAGCAAGGGGAGACCCCGCACTTGCATATTGCGACTGCCTGGCCCAGATGTTCCAGGAACTGGGGGTTCGCAGGATAGCCGTGCCCCGCGATTTCCCATATCATATAGCCCAGGTCCTCAAGGAGGAAGGTTTTGCATTCGAGGCTGTCAAAAGCCCGTTCCAGCAGCTGCGCGCCAGGAAAAATGCAGAAGAGATCGAGAAGGTCAGGAAGGCCCAGGATGCATGCAACCTTGCCATGAAAGCAGCAGTGGAGATGATCCACAAGTCTGAGATTGTCAACGGGCATCTCAACTACCACGGATATGACCTGACCGCCGAAAAAGTGCGTGCAGCCATAGACCTCACGCTCATCGAGCATGGCTGCGAGGCCGAGGGCACGATCGTTGCCTGCGGGAAAGGCTCGGCCAATCCCCACTGGGAAGGTTCAGGCCTGATTATGGCGGATGAGCCCGTAGTCATTGACATTTTCCCCCGCAACAAGCGCGACAGGTATTTTGCGGACATGTCCCGCACAGTGCTCAAAGGCAAATCCCCTGAAAGGCTTGAGGATATGTACAAGGCTGTCCTTGAGGCACAGGAGGAGGCCATAGCAATGGTCAGGCCGGGTGTCCTCTGCAGCGACATACACAACAGGGTATGTGAGATATTCGGGGAGAAAGGGTATGCAACATACAAGAGCGGATCCAGTGTAGGTTTCATCCACTCTACCGGTCACGGTGTGGGTCTTGAGATACACGAGGCTCCCTCCGTGGGAGAGCGCGAGGTGGCACTTGAGGAAGGTAATATCATCACCATTGAGCCCGGCCTGTACTATCCGGACATCGGCGGCATCCGCCTGGAGGACCTTATCCTCGTTACAGCTGACGGGCACGAGAACCTGACAGAGATGGAAAAGCGCTTCGCGGTATGA